Genomic segment of Mucilaginibacter sabulilitoris:
GATCGTGATCAACGGTCTTTGCATAGGCGGTATATAAAAATAAAGCCATACTTAGCCAGCTAATAGCGATTGCTAGCCGCTCTCTTACCTGCTCGGATATTTGAATTCTTCTGTGACTTTTTATTACACTTTCCATTATAAATAGGATTTGCTCATCATTAATTAATAGATAACTTTTGTTATCAGCGGGCGAGTAGCCCACAACTTTGAATTCTACTCTGTGTCACTAAGGTTCCTTTCTTTTTTGTATTATCCAGGGGATGGATAAGTGATTGGTAATTGGTTTACGAATCAAAGGAACCATAAAAAACGAGGTGAAAACAGGTACAAATTGGGTAACGGTTTTGACCCTTATTTAATTAATACTTTGGGTGACTTTAATTATTACGCAATTGCATTGCAGGTTATTTATAACATATAGAGGCTTATTTACGCTGGAAAAAGTCACAACTGTTTATCCCCTGTGTTCACTTAAACTTTTTCGTTTTGGAGTGAAAGCTCTTGGTTTATGATTTGCTGAATATCATTTTTAATATCCAGGTAATTAGCCATGATCATATCACTGTCGATCTGCCGGATATTAGGAATTTTTTTATAATTCTGTTCCTCAATTTTCATTGCCGCATGGTCATTGATGATGGAGTTGTGAAATACTTTTAAATCGATTTTATTATTGGGATCGTCGGCAACTAAACCTACAAACTCACCTGAAGAAAGAGTTGATATTTTTGAGGCAGGTACAGCAAAATCTAATTGAGTTGATTTATTAATTGAGGTATCCTGGGAATTAATAGTAACACTTTGCCGCTCCTGTACAATTTTGCCAAACCTTTCACTTAATTGTTTAGAAGTATCTCCTGTTACTTGACCGGAAACGATATTGCCCACGATATTCATAATCACTTCTGCCTGATCTCTTCCGTAGTCCTTTTTTAACTGGCTATAATCTTGAACTGCTAAGGTAGTTGCTACCTTATTTGAACGAGCAGTAGCAATCAGACTATCTATATTATTAAAATAAATGGTTGGGAATTCGTCAAAAATAAGATTGCTTTTTAGTTTGCCCTTTTGGTTTACCAGTTTGATGGTCCGGGAGATATACAAGCTTAGCACAGCGCCGTAGACCTGCTGCTTCATTGGGTTGTTCCCAATACAAATAATTTTGGGGTCTTCCGGATTATTGATGTCTAATGAAAAATCATTGCCGGATAGTACGTAATATAAGGAAGGTGAGACCAACCGAGCCATACTAATTTTGGCACTGGCAATCTGACCTTCTAATTGATCATAGGCCTCGTTTTTCCAGGCCGAGATAAATGGATTAATAAGCACCTCAATTTCCGGCTCTGTTAAAAGCAAGGCAAAAAGATATTTGTATTCGACCTGAGCTAATTCAATAGCATGCGGCAATGTACAATATTTCCCTTTCTCATATTTGCGCAGGAACCAAAATAAAGCGGTTACGAAGTTAATCGGCGACTCTACAAAGAAGTCTCCTTGCTTTTTTATCCACTCTCTATTTAAGCCCAACATGAAGGTTCGGGATGATTCCATAGCATCTGTTATATCTTCCATCCGGCCAGGGTCCAGTGGGTTACAACGGTGTTTGATGTTATCAAAATCAATGAACCAAATAGTTGGTCTTACTGTATAGTTCCCTGCGTATTTTAAAAGAGCATTATAGGCGATTACCGAAAGGTCATCAAACTTGAAGTCATAAATAAGCATACTGAAACCCTTTTTTATATGTTGGGTAATAATATGCCTGATTACAAAGTAGGATTTACCTGCACCAGGACTACCCATAATTAACGAACCACGAAAGGGATTGATAATATTTATCCAACTGTTTCGTGTTTTCCCCTTCAAATTGTATTTGGCGGGGAGGTTTATTGAATAATCGTTTTCCAGTTTCCTTTCCTCCTGGGGAAAGGTTTCGTTATCCTTATTGAATACATCCTGATTTAGTTTAACGTCAATGATTCGGAACAATAAGCTGATTCCGGTAATTATGAGCATAAAGCCAATACTGGTTAAAGCGATATATATAACTCCCAGATAGAAATGAGCTACCTTGATATTAAATAGTACTCCGCTTAGGAAATAGATCAAGAACCCGATCACTGTATAGGTAAGCGCTCGTTTTAACCGAACATTTTCGTCCTTTTTTCCTTTGCTACCAATCAGTGAGGCGATTAATAAAATTACAGCGAAAAATTTAACCTCTAGCGGATTTTGAAAGATCTTTAGTTTATAAATGTTTATCAAAACCCGATCGACGATTGGATAATTTATATGTAATTCGAAAAACACATCGTAGCATGAAAAATAAAAATGCAGGATCAAAATGAGTATCCCCAGATACCTGGTAAAATCCATGATCTTTCTAAGCGCTTGTTCATTTTCTCCAGTTTGCATAATCTTAATTTTATAATTTTAGCTTTTTCTTTTTCTTCTTCTTTTTTTGTTCAAACGGGATCCCGTTTATGTTGCCCTCTGTGGGACTGAGCAGATCATCCCAGAATGTTTCTCTTGATTTGGCTAGGTTTGATACTTCCCCCTTGAAACTTCCCATATTATCGTTAACTGCGCCCGTTTCTCCGGAACTTGTAGAAGATACGGCTGACTGAATTTGCGCTATTATTGCAGCGGCGCTATACCCTCCCAGATCGCTTCCATTAAATACTACCTTATTCTTGTGGTCAACAAAGGTGACCCCATAAATTCTACCCTCGGTGTTTTCACGGATGACGGCTCCTATTTGTAAGCCTTTTAGTTCGGAAACGAACTGTTCCATTGTTCTCGCTTTCCTTAAAGCGACATCTACTCGGTCTTTTACTTGCTTTTTTAAGGGTCTCCGTAGGAATTCACCGAGATGAAACTGCTGCTCTAAATATTTTAGTGTTGGCTTTTTATAGATCGCACTGGCCTTAATAGGAACACCCAGCTTTTTCGCTTGACTATCTAATGGCCAATATCGAAGTCCTTTAAGATCATACATTACGGATTGTTTTTTTCCGCGATCTGCTTCTATGTTATAGCCTTTTAAAATGGCATTAAATTCTGCTAAGCTTGTAAATTTATATTGACGAATGATTTCATTTACCACATTCGTAATGCCCCGTTTTGTATCTGTAGTCCCATACTCTAACGGCGCTATCTGAGACCGTAAAATTTGTTTGTTCTCTACATCTTTCAGGTCTGCTCTCACCAAGTCAAAGTCTAACTCGATTTTTTTTCTAGCCGGTTCTGAAACTAGGCGACCAATATTATGAAGGCTTATTCGAGTTCCATTTGGTTGAATGTTGGTAGACACAATATGTATGTGCGGATGCCCTGCATCGAAATGTTGGTACACTAAATAGGGTTGGTTACAGAAACCAATCTCAGACATATAGGCATCCGCGATTTCAATTAACCGTTCAGTAGGTATTCTTTCAGTGACGTCAAAATTCAAAGAAAGATGAACCGTATTAGTTTTTGTGCGTTGGTTTCTTTCGGCCAAATCTGTTAAACGAAATAGCTTATCATTAAAACAAAGCAAATCCTGGTCTTTTCCATAGGAAGCTGCAGATATAAGCTTGGCTTTTCCCGCCTTAACCTTATGCTCATTATAGTTAATGGCACCAATTATACTTTTCCCGCTTTTAATTTTTGCGACCATAAATCAGAATATCGACTAATGTGTTCTTTTATTTCTGTGATGGAGGGTTCCAGCTTTCCATTAATTACCGTTAATAAATTCATCCATAATCTTGTATCAGGGTGGCCATGGGCACTATTAATATTTTTAACCGCCTGATTCAAATTGTTGCCTATAAAGTTTAGCTCCCGTCTTAGCTGAATTAATTCTTCCAATACCTCATCCATAGATTTATCCCTGTAAACTATGGTAACAGGTTTTCCCAGAATCATGGCGCGACCGTATTCACTTAGGTTTTGAAAGGTTGATTTTTTAAAATCTTTGCTAAACGCTTCTTCTTCGCTGGGCTTCAAACGAACCTTAATCCACTTCGACCTATTTTCATTATTTTGCTCCATTATATTGTTCTTTACAAACCGACTCCGGAGGTTTGCAATAACCCCGAACCGACTTTGGAGGAAAGGGCAAGATCCGTTTGTGGTACAAACGTACATCTTGCTAACTGCAGGAAAACAGCAGTTTAATCCCCTTAACTATAGTCTAAATTGACATGAAATCCCTTTTTAAATCTATCAGTCCGAAATTGTTTTAGGTGGCTTTGTATCAAGGAAATAGCGGATAGCCAAGATGTTAAGATCCTTTAGCGAAAGATCTTTTTCAATCCCGTAAGATTTCATCCTACGCAATAACGTCTTTGGAATCCAAGTATTTAGCTGCGCTTCCTCCTCTTTTTCCGTCGAAGCCTCTTTAACGGGGTGAACTTCTTGAATAGGGGTTTTCGCCGGCTCCTTCTTTAGCTTTTCGGCTAGGTTACCCAATTTATTTTTGTAATCTTCCATGAGTTTGAAATCATTCTTGTAATTATGTAAATGCAGATTTCTGTAATTGCATTTTCCTATAATTACATATTTATGCACTTATGTAATTGACGATTTCTTCAGCCAACGAAGTAAGCTCTTCCTTGGCTTTAAGGTCGGCGCCATTTAAAACGCCGGTGGTGATCGCCGATCGGGTTATACTTACCCGGTCATGAATTCGGGTATTTAATACAGGAATGCCCATAGCCCCCAGTAGGTCGTATACATCTTTAGTAATGCCGGACCTATGTTTAACCATGTTCAAGACAATGCCCGCTTTCAGATCTGCTTTTTTAGCTTGAGCGAACTTGACTAATGCTAATGTCGCACGAATGGCCATGACGTCAAAAAAGCCTGCCTTTGTAGGAATCAAAACATAATCGGAAATCATAAATAGATCGCTCAGCTTATTAGATAAATAGGGAGGTGTATCAACAATAATAAGCTCATGCTCCAGTTTCGGAATATCTGTGATCTTTTCTGCAAGGAAAATATCCAGTCCTGGAAACTCTTCCTTTACGTGATAAATACTACCCTGGAGGTCAGAGTCAACTAAAGCGACTTTTAATTGATCCTGAAAACACAATGCCAGGTTCAATGCGATTGTGCTCTTTCCTACGCCACCTTTTTGATGCGCAATGGTGATGATCTTTGCCATGTTACATAAATCTAAATTGTTATAATTCAACATTTGTGTAATTCTGCATTTATAGAATTACAGAAGCAAAAGTGAGATTTAGTAAAGAGCAGAACATCCGATATTATCCGACTCGGACGCAATAAATTTTAGAAACCATGTATGTCATCGCCTATCGCTGTTTCGACCTCGTCAAACCACTCAGGTGAGAAGCAAAGCGTCGAACTGTTCGCTTTTAAAGTTGATGAAATATTACCGGGCTCCTATATTCACAACTGGTAATTAGTGAAACTCCTGGTTGATAAACTTAAAGGTCGAGGTCGAGGTCAGAAAAAGGAACCGAACAACAGATAAGCAGTCTGCCTGTAGCAGGAGGATCAAGGGGCGGGGATGTGTATTTGATCTTGCCATCCAGCAAAGAGCTTTCGCACCGGTGACAAACGCCGACACGGCAGGACCAGTGAACAGGAATGTCGCAGGCCTCTGCAGCTTCAAGTATATTATCATACCGTGGGCTCCAGTGGAATGCAATATTGCTCTTTGTAAAGTTGATTAGCGGTCCTTTACCGTCATTGTCAGGCGGAAGATGCGGCTTTAAATCAGCCACGGTGCTGGCCGCGTAATCTCCGAATATCTCTGATTTAATTTGTGCGTCGGAAACGCCAAGAGCGACTAGTGCGGCTGTCGTATCAGAAAGATAACCCGGAGGTCCACAGAGATAATACTCGCAGCCCGATGGTAAATTCAGGCTTTTTAAAACAGACAGGCTAAGATGCCCCTGAAAATCATAATGTATTCCAATTTGTTCCCCTTCCGCCGGTTGACTATAGACCTTTAACGCGTGGAAGGCGCTAAGTCGGGACCTTATTTCTTCAACCTCCTTTAAAAATGGATAGCTGCTCTCATTTCGTGCAGAATGGATCCACCAGATTTCCCTTGTGGGCATGTTCTCTTCAAGGGTATAAAGCATGCCCAGCATTGGTGTGATCCCGACGCCGGCGCTTAACAATACTACAGGACACTGCAGGTCTGACAGAATGAATTCGCCCCGGGGAGCGCTTACTTCAAGCGTATCGCCTTTTTGTAGTTGATCATGCATATAGGCGCTGCAAAGCCCATCCTTCTCCCGCTTAACCGCGATGCGATAGCGGTCGCCGCCCGCCGGCCCGCAAAGCGAGAACATCCTCGTCAAAAGAGCCTTACCGCGCCCTGCGGGAATCCTGATGGCGATATGTTGTCCGGGTAAGAAACTGGCCAAAGACTTCCCGTCGGCCGGCCGAAGTTCAAATGATTTGATGTCTGTTGTTTCCAGATGCGAATCGGCTATGACAAACTGCCGGTAGCCTGCCCATGCAAGCGGACGGCCGTTTACCCCTGAAAGGCCGGTATTACCCTCGGCAATCCCTGCCTGTGAAGATTTCAGCAGGTCTTGGAATGATTGACGCCAGCCATCGCTTAACGCAGGGATATTTATAGCCCTGACTAATTCTTCCGTAGGATGGTTTTTTGAATACAATAAAGAGTCCACATCTGCGATGCTCATTTTACCTGGGCCGTCTGCTATCTTTTTAATCAGATCACCTGCAGCGATCTCTCCTTCCCGGATAACGCGAAAATAAAAACCAGGTCGTTTGTGAGATACGAGAAGTGCGGGCATTTCAGGAACGCCCATACTTATCCCCACCCTGTAGCAAGTCACTCTCGGCTGCGTAACCTCGAAAATGGCGGTCCCTATCTCATAATGGTCTCCGATATATACCTCTTTGTCAGCTAATCCCTCCACCGTAAGATTTTCACCAAATTGCCCATAAAAAAGATCTTCACGGTTCAATTGCTTACTCCAATAGTGATAAGATTCGGCCTGGTACACCATAACCGCACGGTGCTCGCCTCCATGCCCGATCAGATCAGTCTGGCAATCCCCATCTATATTCAGGCGCCTGACGGTGACCTTTCCTTTCACCGGCTTTTTAAATATAGAGGTTTTGATAAGTTTTCCCCGGAATTCCACTTCTTGTGACATTCCGACATTTATGGACAAAACTTTCATGATAATTAAATTTTACATAATAAATTTAACGATTAAAAACCAAATTGACATGCCGCGCCAAATTCAGATCAGAAGTTACCGGCTACCCTTTGATTCTAAACGATTGATATAGTATGACATTTAGAAAAACAGTTTTTTTATATTTATGAAGATTGCGTAGTAATTGAGGTAATTGGGAAGTTGATATGACGATTCAAAAACAAAGAATGCTTGACAAGAAGCAGAGCAAACAAATAGAAAAGGACGATAAATTCTCTGAATTTACACCTGAGCGTATAAACGCTTTTTCTGATGGTATTTTTGCCATTATTATCACTATTATGATACTGGAGTTGAAACTTCCTTCAAGTCCGACATTCAGCGCATTGTTTGCGGAATGGCCCACCTGGGTCAGCTACTTGGCGAGTTACATTTTCATTGCTATTGTGTGGATAAATCACCATTATCTGTTAAAGCATTCGACTATGGCACGTTTACCACTGATGTGGGCCAATTTTGCGCATCTTTTTTCCGTTTCATTGGTCCCTTTTAGCACCAACTGGATGGCTGAAACGCGCCTGCGGTCAGTTCCGGTTGTGATGTACGGATTTGTATTCCTGCTGGTGAATATCACTTATCTTTTACTGATACGGGAAACGGTGGCTGCGAAAAAAAACGCGGACATGCCAAATGGCACCAAAAGATTATTCCTTGTGCGGTCGGCATTAACCATGCTGATTTTCGGCAGTGGAATGGTTGTCGCTTTATGGTATCCCTACATTGGGTTCGGAATGATCTGCGCCTGCCTTACACTCTATTTGCGTCCTGACGTGCCGGCTATAAGAATGAAAGTGTAAAAAACTGAAGCTGACACTTGCGGATTGGAAGAAGGCTGTAACTATTTCAGACGATTTCTTAGACCAGCGTTTGAATTTGTTTCAATGAACATTCTTACGATTAATCGCCGCTTTTCGACTTTTGCAGAATTAAAGGTTCTTGTAAAAAATTTTAAACCAACGTTTTGATCTATGTATTTATAGAAGTGTATTTTTACATAAATACAATTATCTACATTTATGCATTTGGAGATTTACATAACAGACACCACCACTAAGTGGTGGGCGTACGTTAAATTTTTTTCTCCTCGCGCTCTAAATAATAATACTCTAATACCTCAATAAGTCTGGCATATTTTCTTCTCCTCATTAAATAGCCCACATAGCTACGCAAAATGATCCAACTAAAAGCGAGTATACTACATAGGGTTAATAAGTCTCTGTTTAATCGAGCCAAGCGCGAATTGTTTAAAAAAGAATACAAGCATGCCATAACAGTCAACGCCAAGCAAGTAGAAAGCAGCTTATAAAATAAGGGAAAGGTATAAGGCTTTTCATCTACCTCGCGCTCTTTCAGCATGGTTATGAATAACATTAGCTTTTCATTACTGATCGTCGGAAAATTAGAAAAAAAAGCTTTTGTTAGAGACAGCCTATTAAATAGTGAATTGACCTTTCTTAATTTTTCCTGGTCAAAATATATGAGTTCCTCCAATATCATATCTACATCAAAGATAATTATAATTACGTTTAAGCTTCCGTTTTGAAGTTAAAATCGAATATCGTTGATGCAATTCCATCCTTTATTTGTACATTTGAAATAACAAAAGTTCTTTTAAAATTTACTCAAAAACACTTGAAAATTGCTGATGTCCATATCGGTGACTATAGAATTTCAAAGTTTATAAATACTTGATATTTAATCAGTTATGGATGCGACCACGGTCCCGTCCATTCCGCCAATTCAATAATGAAAACAGTAAAAACCCCTCAGATGACATCATCTGAGGGGTTTTTCATTTTCAGGGCATACCAAATTATTCAGTTTTCGGATCAAGGAGAAAAAGGCGGATATTAAAAACCGACCGCGACAAACAATTATTAAAACTTGATTGGGAGCGTGATGCTATCACGAACGACCCTGATTACGCAACGGTAGTGCCTTTAACCGAATCCTACCAGAAAGGATGGAAGCGTTTATTTGTACTAAGCCCCGAAGTTAAGAAAAGTGATGAGGCCGAATTTTACCAGCAAATACTGAACGCGATAAATCAGGTTCAGTATCATTATGACGCGTCATTTAAAAAGCCAAAACGCAAAGGCCACTGGCATAGATATTGGTTTGATGAGTTACCAAAATTAACAATGATAAGTAGCCGCGACTGGCAAGTAAACAAAGACCAATTAAGCGACGAGCAGCGTGCCTGTTTTAAACTGGTTAAGTTTTGGGATGAGCGCACGTACCGGTGGAGTTATTACTACAAGTTTATCATGCCCGAATTATTTAAAATATCCATAGTGCCGCACATTATCGACACCATAACAATTGGCGACGCCCTCCTGGAGCAGCGCCTTGGCTGGATTGACAACCACATAGAAAATAATAACCTTTACTGGAAATTGCGCAAGCTACAGAACGGCAACCGCTACAAAGGTTAGAAAGATGGCACTGAAAAGTTGAAGTATAAAAATATATTGAAGAATAAAGGGAGGTTTGGTTATGAGGATGTTTAATAGACGTACCCGAAGAGAGACTCGAACTCTCTAAAGGCACACCCACATAAACAAAGATAGATTAATATTTTACAGAAATTTCTTTGTTTGTAAAAAATAATGTGTATCATTGCATCATGAAAACAACAACAATACAATGTTCTATACCCCAACTGATTTATCAGAGAGGATAGGCTATGTATTGACTTAATATAACAAGATACTTGAATCCTCTTAGAAAAATCTAAGGGGATTTTTTGTTTTAGGGAGTTTTTTCAGGGTAGTATATCAATTGGTCAGATTACCACATTTGGGATGTGGAGGCTCCCGGTTCGAGTCCGGGTTACCCTACTTTGTTTGGTAAGGAAATATAGCTCAA
This window contains:
- a CDS encoding relaxase/mobilization nuclease domain-containing protein produces the protein MVAKIKSGKSIIGAINYNEHKVKAGKAKLISAASYGKDQDLLCFNDKLFRLTDLAERNQRTKTNTVHLSLNFDVTERIPTERLIEIADAYMSEIGFCNQPYLVYQHFDAGHPHIHIVSTNIQPNGTRISLHNIGRLVSEPARKKIELDFDLVRADLKDVENKQILRSQIAPLEYGTTDTKRGITNVVNEIIRQYKFTSLAEFNAILKGYNIEADRGKKQSVMYDLKGLRYWPLDSQAKKLGVPIKASAIYKKPTLKYLEQQFHLGEFLRRPLKKQVKDRVDVALRKARTMEQFVSELKGLQIGAVIRENTEGRIYGVTFVDHKNKVVFNGSDLGGYSAAAIIAQIQSAVSSTSSGETGAVNDNMGSFKGEVSNLAKSRETFWDDLLSPTEGNINGIPFEQKKKKKKKKLKL
- a CDS encoding ParA family protein translates to MAKIITIAHQKGGVGKSTIALNLALCFQDQLKVALVDSDLQGSIYHVKEEFPGLDIFLAEKITDIPKLEHELIIVDTPPYLSNKLSDLFMISDYVLIPTKAGFFDVMAIRATLALVKFAQAKKADLKAGIVLNMVKHRSGITKDVYDLLGAMGIPVLNTRIHDRVSITRSAITTGVLNGADLKAKEELTSLAEEIVNYISA
- a CDS encoding MOSC and FAD-binding oxidoreductase domain-containing protein, producing MKVLSINVGMSQEVEFRGKLIKTSIFKKPVKGKVTVRRLNIDGDCQTDLIGHGGEHRAVMVYQAESYHYWSKQLNREDLFYGQFGENLTVEGLADKEVYIGDHYEIGTAIFEVTQPRVTCYRVGISMGVPEMPALLVSHKRPGFYFRVIREGEIAAGDLIKKIADGPGKMSIADVDSLLYSKNHPTEELVRAINIPALSDGWRQSFQDLLKSSQAGIAEGNTGLSGVNGRPLAWAGYRQFVIADSHLETTDIKSFELRPADGKSLASFLPGQHIAIRIPAGRGKALLTRMFSLCGPAGGDRYRIAVKREKDGLCSAYMHDQLQKGDTLEVSAPRGEFILSDLQCPVVLLSAGVGITPMLGMLYTLEENMPTREIWWIHSARNESSYPFLKEVEEIRSRLSAFHALKVYSQPAEGEQIGIHYDFQGHLSLSVLKSLNLPSGCEYYLCGPPGYLSDTTAALVALGVSDAQIKSEIFGDYAASTVADLKPHLPPDNDGKGPLINFTKSNIAFHWSPRYDNILEAAEACDIPVHWSCRVGVCHRCESSLLDGKIKYTSPPLDPPATGRLLICCSVPFSDLDLDL
- the mobC gene encoding conjugal transfer protein MobC, with amino-acid sequence MQTGENEQALRKIMDFTRYLGILILILHFYFSCYDVFFELHINYPIVDRVLINIYKLKIFQNPLEVKFFAVILLIASLIGSKGKKDENVRLKRALTYTVIGFLIYFLSGVLFNIKVAHFYLGVIYIALTSIGFMLIITGISLLFRIIDVKLNQDVFNKDNETFPQEERKLENDYSINLPAKYNLKGKTRNSWINIINPFRGSLIMGSPGAGKSYFVIRHIITQHIKKGFSMLIYDFKFDDLSVIAYNALLKYAGNYTVRPTIWFIDFDNIKHRCNPLDPGRMEDITDAMESSRTFMLGLNREWIKKQGDFFVESPINFVTALFWFLRKYEKGKYCTLPHAIELAQVEYKYLFALLLTEPEIEVLINPFISAWKNEAYDQLEGQIASAKISMARLVSPSLYYVLSGNDFSLDINNPEDPKIICIGNNPMKQQVYGAVLSLYISRTIKLVNQKGKLKSNLIFDEFPTIYFNNIDSLIATARSNKVATTLAVQDYSQLKKDYGRDQAEVIMNIVGNIVSGQVTGDTSKQLSERFGKIVQERQSVTINSQDTSINKSTQLDFAVPASKISTLSSGEFVGLVADDPNNKIDLKVFHNSIINDHAAMKIEEQNYKKIPNIRQIDSDMIMANYLDIKNDIQQIINQELSLQNEKV
- a CDS encoding TMEM175 family protein; this translates as MTIQKQRMLDKKQSKQIEKDDKFSEFTPERINAFSDGIFAIIITIMILELKLPSSPTFSALFAEWPTWVSYLASYIFIAIVWINHHYLLKHSTMARLPLMWANFAHLFSVSLVPFSTNWMAETRLRSVPVVMYGFVFLLVNITYLLLIRETVAAKKNADMPNGTKRLFLVRSALTMLIFGSGMVVALWYPYIGFGMICACLTLYLRPDVPAIRMKV
- a CDS encoding plasmid mobilization protein gives rise to the protein MEQNNENRSKWIKVRLKPSEEEAFSKDFKKSTFQNLSEYGRAMILGKPVTIVYRDKSMDEVLEELIQLRRELNFIGNNLNQAVKNINSAHGHPDTRLWMNLLTVINGKLEPSITEIKEHISRYSDLWSQKLKAGKV